DNA sequence from the Pseudochaenichthys georgianus chromosome 8, fPseGeo1.2, whole genome shotgun sequence genome:
agccatttggaaagggcaggcactttcaaaaatacttggcaggtgattggatcaatctgtctatcaccttctaccatgggccacttctgattggttaacaatggctggtacatgtggagcacagcacttctgattggtgtggatgactgacacacaagaagaaaaaaaaataatcgcaggctttgcgatttgataatcgcatcatttcaaatTTCGATTTaaattcgattaatcgttcagccctaatgcACAGCAGGCTGCTTTTctgcaaaaacacatttaaagggATGGTTTGGATTATTGGAAGTGAAGTTGTTTGAGGTACTTGGTCATAGTCAGTGTATTACTACAATAGATGATGGTTGGGGCGTCCCAGTTGGGAGAAGCACACAAGTTACACATAAAACAAGCTAACTAATTGATCAGTCACAGACTGtggtaaaatgtgtgtttttgttttttggatAGACTAGGTTTTGATGCTGTCCCCTGTTTCGTTGTGTTTTTTGAAGTATGAGTTTCTCCAAATTTGTTATGCTGTTTTAACATTCTTATGtcccaacaaataaaaaaatgaattcATTTCTAAAAATAAGGAATGAGAGAGAGTGGGAGCCTTGTTTTGGAGTAAGGACATAAGACCGTTGTTAACATAGCGCCTGCCTTTCCTTCTAGGGGCCTGTTGCAGTGAATCGTGCTCACTGTGTCCTGAGTGATGATCAAGTGTGAAGATAGGGGGTGGTTGTCTAATTGTGTAGTGGTTGTCTAATTGTGTAGTGTCCATCAGCACAAGGAACAGAGGAGTTACTGCTTCCCTTTTGAACTATTTATGAACATGTTGACCTTTCACCCTCATAGTATGAGCTGTTCTAAATGGCTGTGATGTGCGTCAGCAGATAGCCTTTGTAAACTCTGAGATTTGGACAAGAGGGGTCTGGTTCGTAGTTTTGGCACTTGATTTGCTTGCATAACAATGAAGGACTTGGACATATTATTCCAAAGTTGTTGTGTAAACTACTCTGCCTATTACATCTTTTAcagattttaaaagaataatgaCATTTATCTCCCGTCACATGGTGGGTGGTCTGTGGCCTTAGGGAGAAAGGAAGTGAGATTTGTGACAGTAATTGGATCCCTCAGCACAAAAGAGTAAACCCAGACAGCTCGTTTAGAGCTAAAGAGGATCTGTTAAAGGACATcctcagaaatacacatattagCTTTTAGCTGAGAGGTAGATGAGAAGATTGATGCCATTCTTGTGTCTGTAGAGTAAATATGAAGCTGAAGGCCAGCAGCTAGTTTATTCAACAGGGCATACAAACTAGAAGGGAAATGCAACAGCGAGTTATGGTTTTACAGTGAGGATATGTTCCCTACTTATCCTTCAAGGAATTGCTGTGTTTTCTCCTTTTCAGTCGCTACGCTAAGATAAGTGCCCGTTGGTTCTGTAGCTTTATATTTACATTACAGACAAAAGAGTGCTATTGATAATTTCCCCAGGCTCAGGAAGATCGTGAAAAGACATGTATCTCCAAATGTCAAAGTATCTTTAAAAACCTTATAAATAAACAAAGGAAACTTGGCCCTATTCTACCAAACAAGTCTGGGTGGTTGCAATATGAACCGACTTGTGCAGGTGCGATTTCAAATTGATGCTGTGAGGTAAGAGTTGAACCTCTGCGGCAAGTAGATTTCAGCACTTGTGTGAAAGTGGTCTTTGTTTGGTAAGAGACACCGCTCTCCAGCTGGCTCTAGCTTCTAGCACAGTGGTATGTCAAATTGCTTCACAGTTAAAACTGTGTTTAGCATAGCAAGCAGTGCTAATGAACTACACTACAAACCTCCTTTATTTCTGTTTACATTGAACACCTTGTTCTGTGTTCATGAAGGCCCCTCTTCCCACTCACTGGTGTATTTGGGTATCTTGTGTCTCTTTTATTAGTCAGGAGGAGTCTTGAGCTAATTTGTGAGTTGATCATAAAGAGATcataaatcaatgtttattcacTCTGCAACTAAAGCATTCATACCGAATAAGTGGTTGTTTGCTTTAAGTTGAAAGTCAGCTTTGACTTTAGCTGCTCTGTCACTGTGGGGACTATGCAAGACAGAGGAAGACAGATGTGTCATAACAACTTCCTGCCACATTTGAGCTGTTTAGCGGCAATTGAGACTCATGCACATATATGGTAAAAGAAGAGAAGATGGCACAACCTCATCTGAATTCTTCCAGGATGCCTGTGTGTTTATGTGCGGAATGCATGCCTACCTCCTAACATGGTAACAAATCTTGCTGAGTTGATGGCAATAAACATTGGCAGTTTTGAGCCTTCAATCAggtctgtttttaaatgttttggccGCATTCATTTCATGATTTCACATGTACAAATATAGCCCTTATCGACCTAATTTCCTTCCTTTTACAGACTCTCACTGATGTTAACCTCCACTACGAAGAGACTGTGAGAACTTTACACATTCCAAGTTTCATAAGAGTTCAAATTATGTTGAGAAGATCAAAGTCACGTGAGCTCAGCGGCAGCAACAGGAAGTGGTAGAGCATGCACTCTTCTAGATAACCAGCAAAGTGTGACCTGTCTGCTAGCTTAGCAGCAACATATTTACTGAGCTCAGGACAGAGGCATCCGGGATGAGGAGAAGTCAGTTGGGATATGATTGCATCTACAGGAAGCTGCATGGCCTCACTTAATGAGCCAATCGTTTCATAAACATGTCATCCGGTTCTCATAAGTGTCCACAACGGCCTCGCTGCTCAGTTGTTAAGTGGTGCATTAAGGTAAAAGGGTCAGATAACGTTCAATATGAGACAACAAACATCTGCCAACCAATCTCTGGTTATATTGGGCTGCGAGAGATGTTACACATCAGCGAGCAGGACCGCTCTGTCAGCATGGATCGTGTACTTAATACtcattgaacatttttgtgctGATCATGGCAGTGACGTCTTTCGAAgagaggttgaccaatcaccgAGCTGAAATAATGGTGTGCCCATATTTGGAACGCAGCGCTTGTTTTTTGTCAAGTGTTAGATTCAGCCTTAAACATACAAACAGTCAAATGTTAAATGTTAGGGGGGGATTTTCTCATTAAGAAGAAGTATCTTGATTGTTAAGATGTTTATCTTGCTGTACTCATTAAAACCGACTTCTATGTATATGGGATTAACTGTCAACTATAGATATactaatataacatttaaatcaaCTTTGAATGTGAGTGTTTACCCCTGGGTTTCTTCATTGAacactaaaatggtcatacacaTGCTCATTTCATCACTAGGGGCGGACAATTGATTTGTTAATTCATCACAAAGCAAGACCTTTCACAATCAAAGAGTGATGGAGCTAAGTATCTCCTTCTCTCTGCAGCTCTGTCAGCAGCCCTTGAACCCCCTCACCCCACCTCCACCACTTCCTCCTGCTCCAGCCAAACTGCCTTACATAACAGGGTTTTAGCAAAGTCTGCAGTGGACTTTTCCCCTGCCTGAACAGAGGCTGCCCTTCTTCCCCACACACTGGCCTTTCTATGGTGGTTACCATGTACATGCCTGAATGTCTCTGGCTGTTTATGATCTGCTTGAACTACCTTTTAGCCCAGCTGGACGATGTGGCTGTTCTTGCTGCTGCAGGGAGGCTCGTGATAGTGCaggctttttttcttctttttttaacctTCTTAACATTTCGAGCGCCTCAAGGGGAAGTCTTTCAATTCCTCCTGTCATCAGAAACCAAACTGTAATTACCAAATACCAACAATGTGCAGGAAAATGTGGTGACCTATGTTATATGGCAGCCAGAGAATTAAAGTAAACCTACAAGTGAAATACATGCTTTCTTATGTTTGCCGATTACAAAGTTACGATGATAAAGAGTGGCAGACTAGGTGAATGTGTCTTGGTACTTCACTGTGAAATCTCTGGCCATTTCTAAGTGACTTCATGTGATGTTGCCCTGTGAATTGTCTTAACTGGAAGACTGGTTCTGAGCTGTTCTGCTATGTTGAGAGCAGCCCCATGCAGAGTGTCCCACAGCGCAGCTCACATGCCCAGACAGAAGGCACCTGATCCGCTCCCAGGGGTGCAAAGTGACAGATGGAGCATAGATGGATAGAAAGAGGCGGGGGGTGCGAGATTTAATTGACAATACCAACACAGGAATAAAGGTAATAAGAGGACAGTGAAAACGATTCTTCGGCTCTTGTGACGTTCTTCTGTTGCTTGTTAACTATGAACTACATATTTTTGGAAGCAGACTCAGAAGATAGTATCACCCAGGTTTCCTTTCGAAAAAAACAATTTTGGATTAATGTAGAAAACAGGCTCTTAAAGCATAAATGTTATGGCCAATATCCCTAATATTTGACTATAAACAAAGTACACCATGGACGCATGACTGCAACATGACCACCACTTAAGCTTCCAATGTGTAATTTGATTAGTGCATTTACCTCTTCTACAAAAGCCTTTCCTCCTAGCATGATAACTTGATCTAAGTTGGAAAGTTTACGAGAGTGTGAAAATATCTTAAGCTTTTCTTAACCAAATACCTTATTTTAACAAACTTCATTCGATGGGTTTAAAAATGATCATTTGTTTACAGGTTTTAAGACACAATGCTGCAGAAACTATTCATTAAATATCCTCTAAGAACATAACAGGCATAATTTCACAcatttgaatacatttgtttaccCGTTTGTTTTTCTGTTCGTTCATCCAGGACACCAGGAATACCACTGAAGAGAAACCTGTCCAGCGATCCAAGGTAAATATAAGCATCGCCTGTCTCTTCTATCTCATTCCTCATGTGTATGCTCTGATCTTTTTCTCTGAGTGTCACTCTTGCCCCACTACACATTCATCAGCCTTTTGATCTCAAACAGAGTAAAGGAACTCTTTCCTGGGGTTTGTGTCTATTGTAAATGCCAGCTTTCATCTCACTGAGCATGGAGGCCTAGAACACTGCCTGTTTGTGTGTCTGGTCGTAAATCTGTATGTTTATGTGCTCAGTCCTTCAGCTTTAAGACCCAAAAGGAAGTGTGTTCATCATGCGAGAAGACCGTCTACCCGATGGAGAGATTGGTTGCCAACAACCTGGTCTTCCATTCAACATGCTTCTGCTGCAAGCACTGCAACGCCAAACTTAGGTAAATGTCATTACTATTTTTGGACTAAAACGTAGTCATTTCCCCGGATGGTACGGGACCTAATCTTTCCCGTGGTGTTTTCCTGTTTGTTGACATTACTTTCTTCTTCTCCTGTCACCTTCTGGTTTTTATATAACTGTTGTATTCCTTCTCTCCCTGCAGTCTTGGAACCTTTGCAGCTCTTCAGGGTGAATTTTACTGTAAACCCCACTTTCAGCAGCTGTTCAAAAGCAAAGGCAACTACGACGAGGGCTTCGGACGCAAACAGCACAAAGAGCTCTGGACCGCCAAGGAGGGAGATAATCTAACAAAGACGGCATAATGATACCGGCCTGTGTCCCACTCCATCCATGCCTCTTCTTTTCCTCCTCCTAACACCTCCAATACATCACGATGAACACATGCCTCATATGCTGGGGCACTGTTAAATCACCCACGCGCTCACTCACTTTTTAAATACCATCAAAACAGATACAGGCACGAACAAAAACAGGAAATGACTGGCCAGTCGTTATCCATACTATTTTACAAATAATTTTTTGGGTTCAATTTAATTGATAtctatattttccttttttattccCCAATTTCCCGTTTGGAGTTGGTAGTTGATTGTGACCAAAAGCCTTCCCCGAAATGAGGagtataatacaaataatcacTTTTCTTTTCGTATTCTTTTGAAGAATTTGCACcgttttatttcctttttaatAAGTCAACTGTATGCTCAGGCAAACATTTCAGAGGGGCTAAAGAGCATCCATGTTTTGCAGTCGAGTATACACTCAGGTCAATTTTCAcccaatgatttaaaaaaaaaaaaaaaaaaacaacacataGTTTCACTTATTTAAAATACACAACTCATAATAATACTCCTCGATATTGTGACTTTGCTGTCAGTCATGTCAGTTTGCTAGGTTTCACATATTTGAGGAACAAACAGGGTACAGAGTACTGTAGAGTAACCTCGCACATCAGCAACAACTCACCTCGTTTTAGTTCCATCATTGTTCGCTTCATCTTGTGGTTTGTTCTTATGTTACTGACCACTGTTAGTCTTATCCTTGCATGTTGGGATGACTGGGTCTTAATAGCCTTATCTTATGACTGTATTGATCTTTTGTGTCGTGAATGATTTTATGTGTTTCATTGATGCATAGCTAATCACATTTTAAGGTTTTTGAGAAGCGCCTGAGTTTGGATTTGATTAATGTCGTGGCATAAGATAATCCTCTCTGAGCTTTTATTGATGGTGGAAATTTTAATGGAATTCTCAGTTTGTGTTTTGTATACTATCTGTACGTAGAGCTGTAGTTTGTGATTAGTGAACATTCCCCACCTTACTGTACTCTCGTCTTGCACATATGACCACACATGATCACCGGACAAGATAATCACAGGGAAACTGAGGCCTTGTCCGTAAATATCCCTCACTCCGGCAGGTAAAACATCTTGAGAGGAGCTGTAAACATTTGGTTGAATTGATTATTACATTTGTCACAAACCAGGTTGTTGAAGGACAGAGCTTACGCCTTGCAGGAAACCACAACATTTTATTCCCTCATCATTTCATCagtcagttgttgttgttgtcttgtTGTGATTTCTCCCTGTGTTGTATTTGAGAGTGCTCATATAGCTGGACAGTTATTTTATGGTGGTCATAGAGGGATCCAATATAGTCAGTGTCATCGTTTTGTTACCCCAGTAAGTGTGGACAGGTttcctttttaaataaatgccTTTCTGTTCTAATCTCCTGTCTTATTAGCTAAATACATCTTAGCGCCTGGACCTATTTCTTAGTAATGAATTTAAAGAAGGTGGCTGAGGTAGGGTTTGTCACAGTATTAGTCCCCACTGTGCTGCATGCTGCATGCAAAACCCATTGCGGAGCACCCCCTGCTGGGGAGAGTGTGACAGTAGTGTCtagtgagagagaaagaaaaatgACTTGCCCCTCAATTCAACTTAGCCTTTTATTCAAAGTTTTTGAAAACGTTGCCTCTGTCTCCAGTGCAGCTACTGCACTCCAgagatttttatttattttattttattccaaAAAGAGAATTTAACCACATTACACACTATTTACTCTTTATATTTCATTCTATACAAAGAATGAGTCAAAAGCACTCAAATATCTCATAAAAGGAAAATGTCCGAATACCACTGAGACTTGTCTTACACTTTAATGAcacaaaatgtagtttttgtGACTGAAGGTTTACTGTGAATTTCAGCATGCTGTGCAGAATTGAAACTTAACTGAAACATGGATGGATATATCTGctactttctttctttctttcttttaaagAGAAGCCTTAGGAATAAATTGCTGACCTTATTACTTTTTCAAATGAGCACACACCTTGACGAACACATTTCCTAATGCCTTTTCAGCAACAGACCAGTTTAGTTTAGAGGCccactcttaaacataagatgaCGTCACTCAACCAGCAGCCATTTCCTCCATCTAACCTCTTCTTATCCACATAAATGTACAAAGTTCTGTATTTGACAATGTATATTTTACAATATAAAATGGTCATCTGAAACCCTGAGAATGCTTTAAAATCAAGAGTAATGTATCTAGAAATGCTGTCTTTGTCATTCTCTGTAAGCAGTTCGCCAAGGTACAACTGCAGAATCTGTGAATTGCAACTTCTCAGTTTAGCAGACTCTTAACGCTGGTGCCAAGAGGCTCAGGTGAATGATTGCAGACTAACGTCATAAATGTTAAACCTGTGAGTCATTTCATTTTTGTGCTTATGTTGTTGAGGACTTACGTTTCAATGCTGTTGTCAACgagacattttaaatgtatgcaTCTATGAAAATGTATTCTGTGTTACAGACTTGACTTGTGGATTGAGGTGGCCTTACAGCAAAAGGACGCTTGGACTGTTTTCAGTCGTTCTCTTCTCCCTTCTCTCTGTTACTTAATTTGTTATGaaagtgtaacattttaaaatgtaagcGCCCCCCTTTCTACGCCTCTATACACAATCATTTTGtgcattttatttctttttcttttttacatgcttttggagaaaaaaaataaaCGCTGGTGTTGATTTAACTCAGTGATGTTTGTGTTTTAATTAATGTAAAGAAAGATACATCCTTGAATTCCAAGGACAATAAGGACTGAATCTCTTGATGCGAGAATATGACAATGTCCAGCTCTTGAATTGTGAAATTCTTGTCAGTTTATTTCTACTTTTAGACGCTTTATAAATTCCGATTTTGGCTTAACCATTCATGGTTCCTGCTTCCCCATGTGCAGATTTGCTGACATTCTGAATGTGTCCCTTTGGGTTCTGAGTAATTAGATTTGTTTAGAAACCAaacaataaagaaaaaaaaagtgataAACCTGTGATAAAAATGTCCATTAGTTGCAGTCCTATAACAAACTGTTAGAAATTACTTAATCTAACTACAACAGTAAAATCATGCTTTAACAAATGAATTAGTAATGATAATATAATGATATCTTATTGCACGAGGACATTTTTCAACATTGAGTAAAgtcgttatttttattttttatacttTTTAATTTTAGCTTCCATAAACCTCATACTATTTTTTTCATTTCTCTATTGATCTGGAACTTGCTACAACATACAAATTATCCCAATGTGGACCAATACAGGCTTATTTTACATTAGACCTTAAATGAAGATTACTTGTCAATGCATGTTATATACTTCTACCACAGTATTTATGACAGTATATATACTTTTAGatctttcattttattttgcaACAACAAAGTAGGTAAGGGTTAACAGGTTAACAACATAAAGACATCAACAAAAGATGTGCATGGAAAATTTGTGTTTTGCAGGGAATACGATCTATGGAGTCAATGTGGGCATACATGTATAGTAGTTATTAATGTTTACTGTTGCATCAATAATAGAAAGGAATATTTAATAGAAGGTATATATTAATAGAAAAAACACTTTTGCTTAAAGAATATGAATACTTCCCCTACCACTGGTGCATCAATATAATGGCAAAAAGCTGCGTGGATGTGCACAATGATACCTTAAATATGGATTTTCCTATAATTATGAAGGCAGCACGAGAGCGATCTACGTCACAACTGGTCCGCCCCTTTAACAATATCGTGAGCGCGCTTGCAGAAAGATTTCGACCGAGTAACAGCGCGCTCCCGATGCAGCACGGCGTTTATTTAGATACTTTAGTAACCAGAAATCCCCCTGGGAATAAATCCATGTTTTTACACCCGTATGGGGGACGGAGAGTGAAGTATTTGGAAAACATGGACACGACTTTGGAGTAAAGTGTTCACGACTTGTTGAAGTGTAAAAAAGCGGGTTCCGGT
Encoded proteins:
- the limd2 gene encoding LIM domain-containing protein 2, which codes for MDTRNTTEEKPVQRSKSFSFKTQKEVCSSCEKTVYPMERLVANNLVFHSTCFCCKHCNAKLSLGTFAALQGEFYCKPHFQQLFKSKGNYDEGFGRKQHKELWTAKEGDNLTKTA